A DNA window from Pyrus communis chromosome 3, drPyrComm1.1, whole genome shotgun sequence contains the following coding sequences:
- the LOC137727727 gene encoding uncharacterized protein, whose protein sequence is MKYILVTGGVVSGLGKGVTASSIGLLLKACGLRVTSIKIDPYLNTDAGTMSPVEHGEVFVLDDGGEVDLDLGNYERFLDIKLTRDNNITTGKIYQDVIDRERRGDYLGKTVQVVPHITDAIQEWIERVAKIPVDGQSGAADVCVIELGGTIGDIESMPFIEALGQFSYRVGSDNFCLIHVSLVPVLNVVGEQKTKPTQHSVRGLRCLGLIPHIIACRSTTALEENVKTKISQFCHVQKENVITLYDVPNIWHIPLLLRDQKAHEAIFKVLNLQGLTKEPELEEWTSRAETCDKLHDPVRIAMVGKYTSLTDAYLSVQKALVHASVARGKKLFVDWVSAEDLEEATAKENPDAYKAAWKLLKGADGMLVPGGFGDRGVEGKILAAKYAREKRIPFLGICLGMQIAVIEVARSVLCLKDAHSTEFDPDTKNPCVIFMPEGSKTHMGGTMRVGSRRTYFQPTDCKSAKLYGNKRFIDERHRHRYEVNPEMVARLENSGLSFTGKDETGQRMEIVELRNHPYFIGVQFHPEFKSRPGKPSALFLGLIAAACGQLDNLFPGSESKRNVPNVAANDMLSQRNIVPNGASNDMLSQRTIVPNAASNHVFPAACGRNVPKGATKAYQNGAVTKFANRAQDGEYSIFKGMHL, encoded by the exons ATGAAGTATATTTTGGTGACAGGAGGAGTAGTAAGTGGACTTGGGAAAGGAGTAACTGCTAGCAGTATTGGCCTTCTTCTCAAAGCTTGCGGACTTCGAGTCACTTCCATTAAAATTG ATCCTTACCTAAACACCGATGCCGGAACTATGTCCCCAGTTGAGCATGGTGAAGTGTTTGTGTTGGACGATGGTGGTGAG GTGGACTTGGACCTTGGAAACTATGAACGATTTCTAGATATCAAGCTGACCCGTGATAATAATATTACTACTGGAAAGATTTACCAG GATGTTATTgacagagagagaaggggagatTATCTGGGAAAAACTGTCCAG GTTGTCCCTCACATCACAGATGCAATCCAAGAGTGGATCGAGCGTGTAGCGAAAATTCCGGTGGATGGACAGTCAGGTGCAGCTGATGTTTGTGTCATCGAATTGGGTGGAACTATAG GTGATATTGAATCCATGCCCTTCATTGAGGCACTAGGACAGTTCTCATACCGCGTCG gTAGTGACAACTTTTGCTTGATTCATGTGAGCCTTGTGCCTGTTTTGAATGTTGTTGGTGAGCAG AAAACAAAACCAACACAACACAGTGTTCGTGGACTGAGATGTCTGGGTTTGATACCGCATATCATAGCTTGTCGCAGTACAACG GCCCTAGAAGAGAACGTGAAGACGAAAATCAGTCAATTTTGCCATGTACAG AAAGAGAACGTCATCACTCTCTACGACGTTCCCAACATCTGGCATATTCCATTACTTTTAAGA GATCAGAAAGCTCATgaagcaatcttcaaagtgCTCAACCTTCAAGG ATTAACGAAGGAACCTGAATTGGAAGAGTGGACTTCTAGGGCTGAAACTTGTGACAAGTTGCATGACCCG GTTCGAATTGCCATGGTCGGAAAGTATACAAGCCTTACAGATGCCTACCTTTCAGTACAAAAG GCTCTTGTGCACGCTTCTGTTGCTCGTGGCAAAAAACTTTTCGTGGATTGGGTGTCGGCTGAAGACCTTGAAGAAGCAACTGCAAAAGAG AACCCTGATGCCTATAAAGCTGCATGGAAGTTATTGAAG GGTGCAGATGGTATGCTTGTTCCCGGAGGGTTCGGTGACAGAGGAGTGGAAGGGAAAATTCTTGCTGCAAAATACGCCCGGGAAAAGAGAATTCCATTCCTTGGCATTTGTCTAGGAATGCAGATTGCTGTGATTGAGGTTGCGCGATCTGTTCTCTGTCTGAAAGATGCTCATAGCACAGAATTTGATCCTGACACTAAAAACCCCTGTGTTATATTCATGCCTGAG GGCTCGAAAACACACATGGGAGGCACGATGCGTGTTGGATCCAGGAGAACCTATTTTCAGCCTACAGACTGCAAATCAGCTAAACT ATATGGAAACAAACGCTTCATTGATGAGAGACATCGGCACAGATATGAG GTGAATCCTGAAATGGTAGCACGCCTTGAAAATTCCGGCCTCTCTTTTACTGGCAAGGATGAAACTGGCCAACGCATGGAG ATTGTTGAGCTGCGTAATCATCCATATTTCATCGGTGTCCAGTTCCATCCTGAATTTAAATCAAGACCAGGAAAACCTTCTGCTCTGTTCTTAG GGCTTATAGCTGCAGCATGTGGGCAGTTGGACAATCTCTTTCCGGGCTCCGAAAGCAAAAGAAACGTCCCAAATGTAGCTGCCAATGACATGTTGTCCCAAAGGAATATTGTCCCAAATGGAGCAAGCAATGACATGTTGTCCCAAAGGACCATTGTTCCAAATGCAGCAAGCAATCATGTGTTCCCAGCAGCATGCGGGAGGAATGTCCCAAAAGGAGCAACAAAAGCATACCAAAACGGAGCTGTAACGAAGTTTGCCAATCGAGCACAAGACGGTGAATACAGCATTTTCAAAGGAATGCACTTGTGA